The following proteins are co-located in the Phytoactinopolyspora mesophila genome:
- a CDS encoding NAD-dependent epimerase/dehydratase family protein, protein METSPRADVSWWPEGQTSRPGGIRALITGGAGFVGGHLAERLLADGHQVTALDDLSTGSRANIEHLEDRPGFAFVRGSILDERLMDALVSRSDVVFHLAAAVGVELILARALEGIRTNVHGTEIVLECAYRHRTRTLIASTSEIYGKNPAATLSETQDRVVGSPQVRRWSYAEAKALDETMAFLYWAELGVPTVIARLFNVAGPRQTGRYGMVIPRFVSQAINGEPLTVYGDGQQTRSFCHVSDAVEGLVALVADPATYGQAFNIGRPEEVTIQHLAERVIALSGSPSAIRRIRYEDAYGAGFEDTMRRVPDISRARNTVGFDPQRNLDDIIRSVIQDQLTAALRVNGDRPVPVVAGFAGDSDVW, encoded by the coding sequence ATGGAAACGAGTCCGAGAGCAGACGTCAGCTGGTGGCCGGAAGGCCAGACAAGCAGGCCAGGTGGAATACGGGCGTTGATTACCGGCGGTGCCGGATTCGTGGGTGGACATCTGGCTGAACGCCTTCTGGCTGACGGCCACCAGGTCACTGCCCTGGACGACTTGTCGACGGGCAGTCGTGCCAACATCGAGCACCTGGAAGACCGGCCCGGTTTCGCCTTTGTCCGGGGGTCGATTCTCGATGAGCGCCTGATGGACGCCCTCGTCTCGCGATCGGACGTGGTGTTCCATCTCGCGGCAGCCGTAGGGGTGGAACTCATTCTGGCCCGGGCGCTAGAAGGTATCCGGACCAACGTGCACGGCACCGAGATCGTCCTCGAATGTGCGTACCGGCATCGCACCAGGACTCTGATCGCTTCGACGAGCGAGATCTACGGGAAAAACCCGGCCGCCACCTTGAGCGAGACACAGGACAGGGTGGTCGGATCACCACAAGTCCGGCGATGGTCCTACGCGGAGGCAAAGGCGCTCGACGAGACGATGGCGTTCCTGTACTGGGCCGAGCTTGGTGTCCCCACCGTGATCGCACGGCTGTTCAATGTGGCGGGCCCGCGGCAGACCGGCCGCTACGGCATGGTGATTCCCAGGTTCGTCAGCCAGGCGATCAACGGCGAGCCGCTGACCGTGTACGGCGATGGCCAGCAGACGCGCAGTTTCTGTCATGTCAGCGATGCGGTCGAAGGTCTTGTCGCGCTGGTGGCCGACCCCGCTACCTATGGGCAGGCGTTCAACATCGGCCGGCCCGAGGAAGTCACCATCCAGCATCTCGCGGAACGGGTCATCGCGTTGTCCGGATCACCGAGCGCCATCCGCCGCATCCGGTACGAAGATGCCTACGGCGCTGGATTCGAGGACACCATGCGCAGGGTGCCGGACATCAGTCGCGCGCGAAACACCGTTGGCTTCGATCCTCAACGCAACCTCGACGACATCATCAGGAGCGTCATCCAGGATCAGCTGACCGCCGCACTGCGGGTCAACGGCGATAGGCCGGTTCCGGTCGTGGCCGGTTTCGCTGGAGACAGCGATGTTTGGTGA
- a CDS encoding sensor histidine kinase: MEDQAGHFLPKLPLDELLAEVQTRLQAVVSARDGVHSLLEAVVSIGRDLELETVLQRIVEAATDLVDCRYGALGVIGEDGQLAQFIPVGITEEEIAEIAEWPHGRGLLGLLIKEPRPLRLDRISDHPESYGFPEGHPPMRNFLGVPIRVRDSVFGNLYLTEKHGGRDFDEQDEVIVSALATAAGIAIENARLYDETKRREIWLDASAEVTQALLSGADPSAAVQLVASNAREMADAHTAAVAVPGGKMDIMTVLAANGAGSEHLATLEFSAEGTLIGTVLSSGEARTVEELRKGVESTPLLDRLPNGPALLVPLGARQRVRGVLVLVKRRGEAPFPASTVGMLSSFADQAAVALELADARREAERHGLVDDRERIARDLHDVVVQRLFASAMTLTAAIRLVERPEVAERIQRTVDDLDATIRQIRSTIFALQSAQSGTETTLRDRVVGIVASATEQLGFAPSVRMEGLLDTSVTEDVGHDVIAVLQEALSNVVRHAHATRVDVDVAVSDGEIRLSVTDNGVGVSADGRRSGLANLAERAQRLGGSFDIGPGPSGGTKLHWQAPAL; this comes from the coding sequence ATGGAGGATCAGGCCGGGCACTTTCTGCCGAAGCTGCCGCTGGATGAGCTCTTGGCCGAGGTGCAGACGCGCCTGCAGGCCGTGGTGTCGGCCAGAGACGGAGTTCATTCATTGCTCGAGGCCGTCGTGTCGATCGGTCGCGACTTAGAGCTCGAGACCGTTCTGCAGCGAATCGTCGAGGCCGCCACCGACCTGGTCGACTGCCGGTATGGCGCGTTGGGCGTCATCGGAGAAGACGGCCAGCTCGCGCAGTTCATTCCGGTAGGTATCACTGAGGAAGAGATCGCCGAGATCGCCGAATGGCCGCACGGGCGCGGCTTGCTGGGGCTGTTGATCAAAGAGCCAAGACCGCTGCGGCTCGACCGTATCTCCGATCATCCGGAGTCTTACGGTTTCCCCGAAGGGCACCCGCCGATGCGCAACTTCCTCGGTGTACCCATCCGGGTCCGCGATTCCGTGTTCGGTAACCTCTATTTGACCGAGAAACACGGTGGCCGCGACTTCGACGAGCAAGACGAGGTCATCGTGTCGGCTCTGGCCACCGCCGCTGGCATCGCGATCGAGAACGCCCGGCTGTATGACGAGACAAAGCGGCGTGAGATCTGGCTGGACGCGTCGGCGGAAGTGACGCAGGCGTTGTTGTCGGGCGCGGACCCGTCGGCTGCTGTCCAGCTGGTTGCGAGCAACGCACGCGAGATGGCCGATGCCCACACCGCGGCCGTCGCCGTACCCGGCGGAAAGATGGACATCATGACGGTGCTTGCCGCGAACGGCGCCGGTTCTGAACATCTCGCGACCCTGGAGTTCTCGGCTGAAGGCACGCTGATCGGAACGGTCTTGTCCAGCGGTGAGGCTCGGACCGTCGAGGAACTGCGCAAGGGTGTGGAGTCCACTCCGTTGCTCGACCGCCTGCCCAACGGCCCCGCACTGCTGGTTCCGCTCGGCGCGCGGCAGCGGGTGCGCGGCGTGCTGGTCTTGGTCAAACGGCGCGGCGAAGCGCCGTTCCCCGCTTCGACGGTCGGGATGCTGAGTTCGTTCGCCGATCAGGCGGCCGTCGCGCTGGAACTGGCCGATGCGCGTCGTGAGGCCGAGCGGCATGGGCTTGTCGATGACCGGGAAAGGATCGCTCGCGATCTTCACGATGTGGTGGTCCAGCGCCTGTTCGCCAGCGCGATGACCCTCACGGCGGCCATCCGGCTCGTGGAACGGCCCGAGGTCGCGGAACGGATCCAGCGCACGGTCGATGATCTCGACGCGACGATCCGCCAGATCCGCTCAACGATCTTCGCGCTTCAGTCTGCCCAGAGTGGCACTGAGACCACGCTGCGTGACCGGGTGGTCGGGATCGTCGCCTCGGCAACCGAGCAGCTCGGCTTCGCACCGTCCGTTCGGATGGAAGGTCTGCTGGACACATCTGTCACCGAAGACGTCGGCCACGACGTGATAGCCGTGCTCCAGGAGGCATTGTCAAACGTCGTCCGGCATGCGCACGCGACGCGCGTGGACGTTGATGTCGCCGTATCGGACGGAGAGATCCGGCTGAGCGTCACAGACAACGGCGTCGGGGTGTCCGCGGACGGCCGACGCAGCGGCCTGGCCAATCTGGCCGAGCGAGCGCAGCGGCTCGGAGGCTCGTTCGACATCGGGCCCGGCCCGAGCGGCGGAACCAAACTGCACTGGCAAGCACCGGCTCTCTGA
- a CDS encoding universal stress protein encodes MTISPENLQTQSGILRTPVAAPIAVGVDGTDSCLVAVEWAATEAMRLGRALQLVHAYPANVIDYPVTPVGHERAELAFEAARARLAAQQYDGLAMTTHTAQGSPPRVLLRIADDAGMLVLGREHTGRVASLLSTSTAVACATSTDTPVTVVPATWSSPAAADGAVVVGIDGSDRCQPAVAYAFSTAAELGTGVLAVLALDLPAGYPQGWPAGNGRDYLVEDARRALMDALAPSREMYPGVQVDTSVDERSAVEALASFGPEVNRLVIGGRGHGLVTGALLGSVARTVIRRAGAPVTVVHR; translated from the coding sequence ATGACAATCAGCCCTGAGAACCTGCAGACGCAGTCCGGCATTCTCCGGACGCCGGTGGCCGCGCCGATCGCGGTGGGAGTCGACGGAACCGACTCGTGCCTGGTCGCGGTGGAATGGGCCGCGACCGAGGCGATGCGCCTCGGCCGAGCGCTTCAGCTCGTCCACGCCTACCCGGCCAACGTCATCGATTACCCGGTGACACCGGTGGGGCATGAACGAGCCGAGTTGGCCTTCGAAGCAGCTCGTGCTCGGCTTGCTGCACAGCAGTATGACGGCCTGGCCATGACCACCCACACCGCCCAGGGCTCGCCACCGCGGGTTCTGCTCCGGATCGCCGACGACGCCGGCATGCTCGTGCTCGGACGTGAGCACACCGGCCGGGTGGCGAGCTTGCTCTCGACGTCGACGGCAGTCGCCTGTGCGACCAGCACGGACACTCCGGTCACGGTGGTCCCTGCCACGTGGTCGTCGCCGGCAGCCGCCGACGGCGCGGTAGTGGTCGGCATCGACGGCTCCGACCGGTGCCAGCCCGCTGTCGCCTATGCGTTCAGCACGGCTGCCGAACTGGGAACCGGGGTCCTTGCGGTACTGGCCTTGGATCTTCCCGCGGGCTACCCGCAGGGATGGCCCGCCGGAAATGGCCGGGACTACCTGGTGGAGGACGCGCGGCGCGCGCTGATGGACGCGTTGGCCCCATCGCGGGAGATGTATCCCGGTGTTCAGGTCGACACGAGCGTTGACGAGCGTTCCGCCGTCGAGGCTCTGGCCAGCTTTGGGCCGGAAGTGAACCGGCTCGTCATCGGTGGGCGCGGCCACGGTCTGGTCACTGGGGCGTTGCTCGGCTCGGTGGCTCGCACGGTCATCCGACGCGCTGGGGCGCCGGTGACGGTCGTGCACCGCTGA
- a CDS encoding DUF1918 domain-containing protein gives MEGQKTQRKVDAVHANIGDRIVIDSEPRGQDERECEVVEVQGRSGTPPYIVRWADSGKLALYFPGRDAQLKQPETSR, from the coding sequence GTGGAAGGACAGAAGACACAGAGGAAGGTGGACGCCGTGCACGCGAATATCGGTGACCGGATTGTGATCGACTCCGAGCCGCGCGGTCAGGATGAGCGCGAGTGCGAGGTCGTGGAGGTACAGGGTAGGAGCGGCACTCCGCCCTACATCGTCCGATGGGCGGACAGCGGCAAGCTTGCGCTCTACTTCCCTGGGCGCGACGCGCAGCTCAAGCAGCCTGAGACGAGCCGCTGA
- a CDS encoding universal stress protein: MTRQHHDQEADARASAASGTTAMPRPIAVGVNETPGSQLALRWAVEAARLHQRPLKVILVADPAPASHYYPYTPPGSSETFVLQGPSPAHRTSEAFERAVAYAEDRLPADAVTGVHTPGRTTAVLIDASRNAGMLVVGSRGRSAVSAAMLGSVSATVAARASCPVTVVRSSDLVLDGHRRVVVGVDGSQDSEDALEIAFREASVRKLPVTVVHCWADLKDEPPGSEAIFGRRLPAVVRKLAEYREQWPDVNATTLLLRGDPAIRLLEESLGAELLVVGSRGRGRISGPLLGSVSQDLLRQAHCPVVVAHRQEH; encoded by the coding sequence ATGACACGCCAACACCACGACCAAGAGGCTGACGCGAGGGCATCCGCAGCCAGCGGCACTACAGCAATGCCACGGCCGATCGCGGTTGGCGTCAACGAAACGCCAGGGAGCCAGCTGGCTCTCCGATGGGCTGTCGAAGCAGCTCGCCTGCACCAGCGGCCACTCAAGGTGATCCTGGTCGCCGATCCCGCCCCGGCATCTCACTACTACCCGTACACCCCACCGGGCTCGTCGGAGACGTTCGTCCTCCAAGGCCCGTCACCGGCGCATCGAACCTCAGAGGCCTTCGAGCGCGCCGTGGCCTACGCTGAGGACCGTTTGCCGGCCGACGCCGTCACTGGTGTTCACACGCCCGGGCGCACAACGGCCGTGCTGATCGATGCCAGTCGCAACGCTGGGATGCTGGTTGTGGGCTCCCGCGGGCGTTCGGCGGTCAGCGCGGCGATGCTCGGTTCGGTCAGCGCGACCGTCGCGGCCCGCGCGTCGTGTCCGGTGACCGTTGTTCGCAGCAGTGATCTCGTCCTGGACGGTCACCGCCGGGTCGTGGTCGGCGTCGACGGATCGCAGGACTCCGAAGATGCGCTCGAGATCGCATTCCGCGAGGCTTCGGTTCGCAAGCTGCCGGTCACCGTGGTGCATTGCTGGGCAGACCTGAAAGACGAGCCGCCGGGCAGCGAAGCCATATTCGGCCGCCGCCTACCGGCCGTGGTCCGCAAACTCGCTGAATACCGTGAACAGTGGCCCGACGTCAACGCTACGACTCTCCTGCTGCGGGGCGATCCCGCGATCAGGCTGCTCGAAGAGAGTCTGGGGGCGGAACTGCTGGTTGTCGGTTCTCGGGGACGTGGGCGCATCTCTGGGCCGCTCCTCGGCTCGGTCAGCCAGGATCTGCTTCGACAGGCCCACTGCCCCGTCGTCGTGGCGCATCGGCAGGAACACTGA
- a CDS encoding heavy metal translocating P-type ATPase, producing MTHELAAKPDSSPGRVHRPSITALLVTMAAAGLGGGGAAALAGLPDVADAVWIATVVVVLLPAAWWVAVALRDRKFGADSIAVLALIGTLAVGEYLAGAVVALMFSGGRALEERAERRAERDLSALMSLAPSFAHRRTGTGIETIAVDEVEPGDSLLVRPGEVVPVDGIIDDGTALIDESMITGEPLPVELGPGSPVRSGTISTGTAVHMRCTAPASEGTYAGLVRLARSAAAENAPFVRMADRYAAFLLPFTLLLAGLAWALSGDSVRAVAVLVVATPCPLILAVPIAFVSGMSRCARRGVVVKGGAALDQLGRARVLLFDKTGTVTAGRPTVAEVLAPGEFAEAEVLRLAASLDQASPHVLAAAIVEAGRAGGFSLDLPSGVVEEPGTGARGRVGEHDVTVGKASLVTADPPAWAVATRRRAAVGGMSTVFVGVDGELAGVILLRDRVRRDAARTMRLLRRAGVDRTVMITGDRAGVAAQVAAQIGADAFYAEQSPAGKVEVVRRETAEATTLMVGDGINDAPALAAADVGVALGARGASASSEAADVVITVDRLERLAESVAIARRTRLIARQSALLGMGLSVVAMTGAAAGLLVPLVGALVQEVIDVVAILNALRALGPDRRRGPRLDGDAAELVRRLDEEHRRLEPGIAALPQLADQLHRMDGDELGVRLRQLSAFLTEELLPHERADEKLLYPEVARALGGSDPTATMSRQHTEITELAGRISELSDEISRRLHAGPAREDDAMRPGVPVASGSDLGAELRDLRRAIYELHAILRLHNASEEENFHVLADG from the coding sequence ATGACACATGAGCTGGCCGCGAAGCCGGATTCGTCGCCCGGCCGAGTACACCGGCCATCGATAACCGCACTGCTGGTCACCATGGCCGCCGCCGGCTTGGGCGGTGGTGGCGCAGCGGCCCTGGCGGGCCTGCCGGACGTGGCGGACGCGGTCTGGATAGCTACGGTCGTCGTCGTTCTGCTGCCGGCGGCGTGGTGGGTCGCGGTCGCCTTACGCGACCGCAAGTTCGGTGCGGACTCCATCGCGGTCCTGGCGCTGATCGGGACCCTTGCCGTGGGCGAATACCTGGCCGGCGCCGTCGTCGCGCTGATGTTCAGCGGTGGGCGTGCGCTCGAAGAGCGCGCCGAACGACGAGCTGAACGAGATCTGTCGGCGCTGATGTCGTTAGCGCCGTCCTTCGCGCACCGACGGACCGGCACCGGCATCGAGACCATCGCCGTAGATGAGGTCGAGCCGGGAGACAGTCTGTTGGTCCGGCCCGGCGAAGTCGTTCCGGTGGACGGGATCATCGACGACGGGACGGCGTTGATCGATGAGTCGATGATCACTGGCGAGCCGCTTCCGGTGGAACTCGGGCCGGGCAGCCCGGTGCGCAGCGGGACGATCAGCACTGGCACCGCGGTGCACATGCGCTGTACCGCACCTGCGAGCGAAGGCACCTACGCCGGCCTGGTCCGGCTGGCCAGGTCGGCGGCCGCTGAGAACGCGCCTTTCGTCCGGATGGCCGACAGATACGCGGCATTCCTGCTGCCCTTTACGTTGCTGCTGGCCGGGCTTGCCTGGGCGCTCTCCGGTGATTCCGTCCGCGCCGTGGCAGTGCTCGTCGTCGCGACGCCGTGTCCGCTGATCCTGGCGGTGCCGATCGCTTTTGTGTCGGGCATGTCCCGGTGCGCTCGCCGTGGTGTCGTGGTCAAGGGGGGCGCAGCCCTGGACCAGCTCGGCCGGGCCCGGGTGCTCTTGTTCGACAAGACCGGCACTGTGACGGCCGGACGGCCCACCGTGGCCGAGGTGCTCGCGCCGGGAGAGTTCGCCGAAGCCGAGGTCTTGCGGCTCGCCGCGTCGCTCGATCAAGCGTCTCCCCATGTCCTGGCGGCCGCGATCGTCGAGGCCGGACGCGCTGGCGGGTTCTCGCTCGACCTGCCCTCGGGCGTGGTCGAGGAGCCTGGAACCGGGGCGCGCGGGCGAGTAGGGGAGCACGACGTCACGGTCGGCAAGGCGTCGCTCGTCACCGCCGACCCGCCGGCCTGGGCCGTCGCTACTCGCCGGCGGGCAGCCGTGGGTGGTATGAGCACGGTGTTCGTCGGGGTCGACGGCGAGCTTGCCGGTGTGATCCTGCTCCGGGACCGGGTTCGTCGTGACGCGGCGCGGACCATGCGGTTGCTGCGGCGGGCTGGTGTCGACCGCACAGTCATGATCACCGGCGACCGCGCCGGCGTCGCCGCACAGGTCGCCGCACAGATCGGCGCCGACGCCTTCTACGCCGAGCAAAGCCCGGCTGGAAAGGTCGAGGTGGTGCGGAGAGAGACCGCTGAGGCGACGACGCTCATGGTCGGTGACGGAATCAATGATGCCCCGGCGCTCGCGGCGGCGGATGTGGGCGTCGCCCTTGGCGCCCGTGGCGCGTCCGCGTCGTCGGAGGCGGCTGATGTCGTGATCACCGTCGACCGGCTGGAACGCCTGGCCGAATCGGTGGCGATCGCTCGTCGGACCCGTCTCATCGCCCGGCAGAGTGCGCTGCTGGGCATGGGACTGTCCGTTGTCGCGATGACCGGCGCGGCGGCTGGCCTGCTGGTTCCGCTTGTGGGTGCCCTGGTGCAGGAGGTGATCGACGTCGTCGCCATCCTCAACGCGCTCCGGGCCCTCGGGCCGGACCGTCGCCGGGGACCGCGACTGGACGGCGACGCGGCCGAGCTGGTGCGGCGTCTTGATGAAGAGCACCGGCGACTCGAACCCGGCATCGCTGCACTGCCCCAGCTGGCCGACCAGCTGCACCGGATGGATGGCGATGAACTCGGCGTACGGCTCCGGCAGCTGTCGGCCTTTCTCACCGAGGAGTTGCTGCCGCATGAGCGAGCCGACGAGAAGCTGCTGTACCCGGAGGTCGCGAGGGCGCTGGGCGGCAGCGATCCGACAGCGACGATGAGCCGGCAACACACCGAGATCACGGAGCTCGCCGGCCGGATCAGCGAGCTCTCCGACGAGATCAGCCGTCGTCTGCATGCCGGACCGGCGCGGGAGGACGACGCAATGCGTCCAGGCGTCCCGGTAGCCTCGGGCAGCGATCTCGGTGCGGAACTACGAGATTTGCGGCGGGCGATATATGAGCTGCACGCGATCCTCCGGCTGCACAATGCTTCGGAGGAAGAGAATTTCCACGTCCTGGCCGACGGGTGA
- a CDS encoding hydrogenase maturation protease has product MHTTDPRTQSTSTGQIVVIGVGNDLRRDDGLGPTVIRRLGRCTLPHVTLAVCDGEPSRLLELWSGADLAIVVDAVQNDPARPGHLHEIIVDRPVAANQARTSSHGLGVGEAVELALTLDRMPRRLVILAVEGADFSVGQGLTPAVVATLDRLTHLINQEISYCQR; this is encoded by the coding sequence ATGCACACAACTGATCCCCGCACCCAGTCCACCAGCACCGGCCAGATCGTGGTCATCGGCGTAGGCAACGATCTCCGTCGTGACGACGGCCTCGGGCCTACCGTGATCCGCAGGCTCGGCCGATGCACGCTCCCCCACGTCACTTTGGCCGTCTGCGACGGCGAGCCCAGCCGGCTGCTCGAATTATGGTCCGGAGCGGATCTCGCGATCGTCGTCGACGCGGTCCAGAACGACCCAGCGCGGCCAGGTCACCTGCACGAGATCATCGTGGATCGTCCAGTCGCCGCCAACCAGGCGCGGACCAGCTCGCACGGCCTGGGAGTCGGTGAAGCGGTCGAACTAGCGCTCACGCTCGACAGAATGCCGCGCAGACTGGTGATCCTGGCGGTCGAAGGCGCTGATTTCAGCGTCGGGCAGGGGCTCACCCCGGCCGTGGTGGCCACCCTTGATCGCCTCACCCATCTCATCAATCAGGAAATCAGCTATTGCCAGCGCTGA
- a CDS encoding pyridoxamine 5'-phosphate oxidase family protein, which yields MSGDRQMIAMDRHDALAMVAGVAFGRVVFTDQALPAIRPVNHVIDDESVIIRTHLGSALSAVTGSSEVGVVAYEADDIDPDKRLGWSVVITGMAEAIEDEATVARYEEILRPWVSRPMDRVIRIVPKIVSGFWLAESRGA from the coding sequence ATGAGCGGTGACCGCCAGATGATCGCGATGGACCGGCATGACGCCCTGGCGATGGTGGCTGGTGTCGCTTTTGGCCGGGTGGTCTTCACCGATCAAGCACTCCCCGCCATCCGGCCGGTCAACCATGTGATCGACGACGAGTCCGTGATCATCCGGACGCATCTGGGGTCGGCGCTCTCCGCTGTGACCGGTTCTTCAGAGGTCGGGGTCGTCGCGTATGAAGCCGACGATATCGACCCGGACAAGCGACTCGGCTGGAGCGTCGTGATCACTGGCATGGCCGAAGCGATCGAGGACGAAGCGACGGTGGCTCGTTATGAGGAGATACTGCGGCCGTGGGTGAGCCGTCCCATGGATCGAGTCATCCGGATCGTGCCGAAGATCGTTTCAGGCTTCTGGCTCGCGGAGAGTCGTGGGGCTTAG
- a CDS encoding ABC transporter permease — protein MEGEVSVAGLATSLALVGVAAAISLWQRLGLERQVVWAATRALVQLLLVGAALALVIEPGRNLLWSWLWVAAMVAYAGDVARRRAPEVPGIMWLAIAAFAAAAVITLGVLFGFGVLPLEGRTLVPIAGMMVGNSMTATVLVARRVVDELRDKRDEVEARLALGQPAREAATPYARSALRSALTPQIEITKATGLVFLPGAMTGLILAGVPPTQAVLVQAVVMFLILGAVATTTVVVTLGLVRRLFTPDHRLCWLPRPADAK, from the coding sequence ATGGAGGGAGAGGTGAGTGTCGCCGGGCTGGCGACCTCGTTGGCATTGGTCGGTGTGGCCGCCGCGATATCGTTGTGGCAACGGCTGGGCCTGGAACGGCAGGTTGTCTGGGCGGCGACGCGAGCGCTCGTCCAACTCCTGCTTGTGGGGGCGGCGCTCGCGCTGGTGATCGAGCCGGGCCGGAACCTGCTCTGGTCATGGCTCTGGGTGGCCGCGATGGTCGCCTATGCTGGGGATGTCGCGCGTCGTCGCGCGCCTGAGGTACCGGGAATCATGTGGCTGGCCATTGCGGCATTTGCCGCTGCCGCGGTGATCACACTTGGGGTCCTGTTCGGCTTCGGGGTGTTGCCGCTCGAAGGCCGCACCCTGGTGCCGATCGCCGGCATGATGGTTGGCAATTCGATGACGGCTACGGTGCTCGTCGCCCGCCGAGTGGTGGACGAGTTGCGGGATAAGCGCGACGAAGTGGAGGCGCGCCTGGCACTCGGCCAGCCCGCACGCGAGGCTGCCACGCCCTATGCGCGCTCGGCCCTACGCTCGGCCCTCACCCCGCAGATCGAGATCACCAAAGCCACGGGTCTGGTGTTCTTGCCGGGGGCAATGACCGGACTGATCCTCGCCGGGGTACCGCCGACCCAGGCGGTGCTGGTCCAGGCCGTGGTGATGTTTCTGATTCTCGGTGCCGTCGCGACGACGACCGTTGTCGTGACGCTCGGCCTTGTGCGCAGGTTGTTCACTCCGGACCATCGGCTGTGCTGGTTGCCTCGTCCGGCCGACGCGAAATAG
- a CDS encoding phosphate ABC transporter ATP-binding protein → MTDELDGFVFDEVVVERRGVRALDGFSARAPARGITGLFGPSGSGKSTVLRLCNRLEVPTSGRVWFRGDDVGALDPLRLRRRVGMVFQRPTPFPGTVRDNLLTAAPEATRQQLEQALERAALDNSWLERDATALSGGEAQRVCVARTLVAEPEVLMLDESTSALDEDVARSFEHTVLELTRDGLMVLWVSHDRAQLERVADVVIRIHAGRCAASEAIGRKRHSEEM, encoded by the coding sequence ATGACAGATGAGCTGGATGGATTCGTTTTCGACGAGGTCGTGGTGGAGCGCCGCGGCGTTCGCGCGCTGGACGGTTTCTCTGCCCGAGCGCCGGCCCGTGGCATCACCGGTTTGTTCGGGCCGTCTGGCTCAGGCAAGAGCACGGTGCTGAGGCTGTGTAACCGGCTGGAGGTTCCGACGTCGGGCCGGGTGTGGTTTCGAGGCGACGACGTCGGCGCACTGGATCCGTTGCGGTTGAGACGCCGTGTCGGCATGGTGTTCCAGCGTCCCACGCCCTTCCCGGGCACGGTGCGTGACAACTTGCTCACGGCCGCGCCGGAGGCTACTCGACAGCAGCTGGAACAGGCGTTGGAGCGTGCGGCGTTGGACAATTCCTGGCTGGAACGTGACGCCACCGCGCTGTCCGGGGGCGAAGCCCAGCGGGTGTGTGTCGCGCGCACTCTTGTCGCCGAGCCCGAGGTGCTGATGCTCGATGAATCGACGTCGGCGCTCGATGAAGACGTGGCACGCTCCTTCGAACACACGGTGCTGGAGCTCACCCGAGACGGGCTCATGGTGCTGTGGGTCAGCCACGACCGTGCCCAACTGGAGCGGGTGGCCGACGTCGTCATCCGAATTCATGCCGGCCGGTGCGCCGCCAGCGAAGCCATCGGGCGCAAGCGACACAGCGAGGAGATGTAG